AACATGTTCCAAATCAACACTAACATTTTCTACATGCAATCAGACAGAGGAAACGTCTAGACAGAATACATTGGAACTAAATTAATCTTAGCCTTTGAATTACACTATGGACATGTAAACTGAAATCAAGGTCTTTTTTATAAGGTATTCACTTAATGAGAGCTAGCATGTTGTGCAATTTTTCTTTCAAGTGTACTTTTGTCTGCCCCCACTACACTGTCAACCTCTTTGCCATTCTTAACAAAGAAAAAAGTGGGAACACTGCTAATATTCCAGCTTGCAGCAACATCTCTGGCCTCATCTATGTCAATTTTTAGAAAAACAACTTTTGGGTACTTCTCAGCCAAGCTTGTATAAATAGGGGAAATGAAGCGACAAGGGCCACACCATGTTGCAGTAAAATACAGGATCGCCAATCTTGATGTATTTGATGCAGCACTTAACTTCTTTTCCAATTCACCAGTAGAATGAATACCAATGACTTGCCCTTTAGAATACAACAAATGTAATAgatcattaaattaaatataaatcgaAGGATAGTCAGATAAATTGCAACAACTATTCTTTTaggaataaaaatgaaatatcacAATTAAATATTCTACAAACTGCCACAACATGCGCATGAGTTTTTAGTTTAATTAGGCAATGTAGCTTCTTACCGCTCTACATCCTACATCCATGAAGTTAGCCTACTTTGCAGGTGAGCAATTATGATTAAAATATGCATACTAAAGCGTTTACCACAGCCACATGAAAAGTATGATGCGGGAACAGATCAGACAATGAAATATTgtgtactgttttttttttcacattaacTACAAGATAATGAAGTCAACAAAGAAAGGTTTCTGAATTTTATTACCATCACCCAGATGAGAAATACAAAGACTTACCATCTTTTAAAGCAGATAAGGCTTCTTGAACCTGAAAAAAACAagtcaacataaaaaaaaacttagctATAAGTAGATCACCCCATAGCATAGTTATTAAGGTGCATATAGAGAATGAACAACTTCATATCACTAAATATTCCACTTAAATCAAGGAGGAAATAGAATGTAATAGGACAACTATAGTAGAAGTATGAATTCATAGGAAATGACAGATAGTCATTTGTTACATCACAATGGTATCACAAAAAGTAGCCTACAGAAACTAAATCCATTGAAAACAATactcgataaaaaaaaaaaacagttacatactagatacccaaaatcaataTAAGATTGCAAAACATAGGGCTAAGATAAGTTTGTAAGTCCCTAAAATACATGTCTATAAAAAAGAATAGGAGTATTCCTTGGATATACACGCATCAAGGAACATCCTATGTGCATCCTATCAGATACATGTATGCtcttgatattatttttttcatttttggaATATCAAGGCATCATAGCATCCTGCAAACCTAACTATCaaaaagattgttcaatcacTGAAACTATAATCTATACTTACTTGGGCTTCAGTTTCTTGCTCCTTCTTGATAGGAGCTTCAGTCTTGATAGAATCTCCTTTCTGCTGCTTTTGTTTTCTTAAGCGAGCATACTTTCTCCTATGCTCCTCGATTTTGCGGGCATTGGGTTCAACCTGTCCAGCCAAAAAAGATACAATTACAAAGAGAACAAGGATTCCTTCTGCAGATTTCATCCGTCGAAAGCAGGCAAATTACCTTTTTAAGTACCGTACTTAGCTCTTCATCGTAATCTAACTTTGAAGCCACATGAAGGTCACTCGCCGCTTCTTCCCATAGTCCCAACATAGCCCTTGACATTCCTCGTATTTTGTATCCTTTGGCTGAGTCGGGGTTAATCTGGAACAAATAATACACCTTTGAGTACACAAAACTATGGCGCAGATATTTCTTTTATACCATTTTTTTCTACGTTTGACAAGCAATAAAATAAACCTTCAAGGCAGTGTCAGCATCCCGTATAGCAGCATTTGGCTTCTTCAGTTTCACAAAGACACTAGCTGAAAACAAGAAATCGAGATTTCCAAATTATACAGAAGGCAAAACGAACAATAAACTGTAGAGTAGTAAGAAAGCAATACTGAAAGAAATTTATCAAAAGGCACTTGAATCTGGAAGAGGAATACACAGAGAGAATGAGCACCTCTTGTAGCATAAAGTATAGCTGATTGGGGATTCAACATAATGGCTTCTGTAAGTTGTTCCAGCGCTTCATCCAAATTACctgaaaaaatcattaaaaaaactcAATTCGCAAACTGAAAGAAAGTCCAAGAAGCTTAAAAGAAAGTCCCAGAAGCTTAAATTGAGAtttaaaagagagagaaagagagagggtAGAGTGTAAGTAATCATGAATTGCCTTGCCTTGCGAGATAGCATCGACTGCTTTTGACTTCGCCAGTTGAGCAGCATCCATCTGTTCTTCAGTCACTTCAACAGAAGGATCTCCCATCTGCAATAGCAACACAAATTAGGTCATTGCAgtgagtatatatatatatatatatatatatatatatatatatatatatatatatatatatatatatacgcaGAAAGCATAGATAAGATAGCATACCTTCTGAGGAGGGTCATTATCGGGTTCAACAACATCGGCATTATCCAACTCTACATCAGATTCCACAAGGTCATCTTGAGCAGATGAAGGAGGTTCCGGCTTCTTCTCATCAAAGTCACCTGGTTCCTGCATAAGGTGAGTGAGTAACAAAAAGCAGAGATTCAAGAATAGAATTGGTGTTAATAAGAAAGGAGAAACGAAACGCACCGTTTTGGGTTGGGGAGGGATGCGAGCACCGAGGCTGCAGGAGTGAGGGAAGAAGAAAGCGGTGAAAAAAAAGCGATGaaaaaaatggatgaaaatGGGAAGAAAAAAAAGCGATGAAACCTGAGAAGATAAGCCTTGAAGAAGGAAAGAGAAGGGTTGTGGAGAAGTGAGGGATTGGACTTGCAAGTCTCAATGAAGAGCTTCACCTCTCTCAGTTTCTCTTCCTCCATTCTCACCGCCTAGGGTTCCTTCCGACCACCCACACTGCTTCTTCAACCTTCCTCTTTTTATCAATCTTTAACACTTCCCTTAACATTTACAATATTCTTTCTAAATACATCcaaatcattattaattttattttttctcattAATTTCTTACCCAAAACTTCACAAAACAAACTTAACTAACAATATcctaaaaatctttaaaaataattataattaatatctatttaaaaacaatctcatgtgaCTTAATCAAGAAAATACTTCACCAATATGATTAACAAAAATTTTGgaaaactttgaaaaaaaaaacaaccaaGATGAACTAGAAAATGTTATCAATATTGGTATTTTTAAGTTGTtgacaattatttaattttttttagattttttggTAATTGAAACaatgataaatttaaattattttatctaaacAAAACccgaaaaaataaaataagtataatttaaataaatatatttaaatatttaagaaattatgAAATTTGATATGAGATGGAAGGTTTTTATCATGAAAATATTCTGTAGCATCCATCATATCTGTATTACCATGTAAAGAGATTGCAAAGAACATCAATCACCACATATAGTTCCAATAATAATGCAATTTAATTTTAAGTGTATGCATTTGTAATCTTTTCAATCTCAAACATATAGttccaataataaaataaactgtTAAAAAATTGTCtgagaaaataaacaaaatgtAATTGTCTTTGCAACAATAAGTACTGTAGAAAGAAAATTTCAGCAGTCTAAACTAAGAAACTATGGCATTGTTATTAttatagaagaaaataaagtatTGTTTATTAATGATAGAAAATAAATAGCAATTAAATGTCATTATTTTACAATCAAGTCTATAAATAAAACACATCCTAAtcttaaattgaaataaagtaTAACAATGCATGCATCTGCACTGTAATTGATTTTTACACTTTCATATGGCCATAAACCCTAAAACTAATTACTTATTTTTACTGGTTATTTAACAATGTGAAGAAATATATTTGATAATgcgaaaaaaatattaaaaaaaggttGGAATGAGAAGATTGTGTTtcatgttaaaatatttatgatgtttaaaaaaacaaataattgttCATCACTTGTAAATTTGCGAATTTTTGACATAgagttgaataaaaaaaaatcattttttttttataaaaaaaagtttcttttttgttttgatcATTAAATTTATTGACATTTGACAAGTAAATAACACACCAAATTTACTGGTTTCAaatacatttttacattttatatttagtctctttttttcaaaaatttgtttgattaatttataataaagatTTGTTTTTCGCTCCATAGATTTATTGCATGCCTACATTTAATGAAATCATGTAATAAATTATCGCTAATAAACGTAGTTAATGAGTTTGTTACGTGATAAACGGAATTTTGACATggattattatttaatttaatatactaTCACGTCAATGAAGTGTTACTTTGACTGGTGAATGaaactaattaataattacgtttctaattaattaaaaacattgaATAGAAGTCTtgagaaatatatttaaaaaatatattttaggaaAATATGGTTTTACAGAAGGTATACTGTAATAAGACATTGAGCAAAGAACAAGAGACAGAGACATCACATCACTGTCTCACTATTTTGTTTCTAACCTTTTcttcatatattaacaaaaaacaCCATGTGGCCCTCACCCATAACAACTCTTATGTTTCTTTCTACACTCTGCCtctacaatttttttctattctttcaacttccaaccattcattcatctttaaatttaaaaatctaCATTAAGAAAGTTATTACTAGATTAAACTTTTGATTAAAATAGTAACACCATGGACTGAACCCAATTTGGTGAATAAGCAAATCGTCCTCAATAATGATATTTAAAGGTGTTAATTCCTGTTACTGATATTGAAAGACATTAATTCTTATATTAGCACAAATCAAAGATACTCAGTGATTAGTCCTTATTACTGAAATAAATCAGTAACAAGACCAAATGCAGAGGAGATAGGGAAAGATCCTAGTATATGTAAAGGAATAcacaaaaaaaagataaatttcaCACTCAACTAAAACTATACTTATTTTTAACTACACTGAATTCTTTAATGTCAATATTACCTTGTTTGTGGTGTGTGCGTATAAATAAATCTTAAACCAAGTGGCAAAAAGAAGGATGAATTAATCAAAGCCCATCCTTACCATACCAAGGTGGCGATCACGTTCGCAACCAACTTTTTTGGCAATAATAAAAGCCACCGACGAGACATCACAACAAACCATCCTACGACAGCTACTATAACATCTCTATTACAAGTTTTCAACAGACACAAGAATTCAACAAAAGTAAAAGGCATGTTTAAAGCAAAAGTAATAATTACAATCAACCAGAATCCAACAACAACAATAGCTAATGGAACAGATATCCACTCCCCCAATGTATTAATTGAGAAGAAAAAAGGAGGAGACGGCACAATGGAGATTtgaggagagagaaaaaaccaaGAAATTGGAAAGTTTGGTGCCAAAGAAATTTGAGGCCCAAGCTACAGAATACAACAACATACGCACAGGATTTAGCTTTAGCAGGTAAAATATGGGCTCCGACTCTGACAAAGCAAAGTCCAGAGGAAGAAACTCGGGCAGAAGATACATCTTCTACAATTCTATATCATTGACGGGATCATGTTGGATTTGGTCCTGCTCCTGCTCCTCTTTAAGGCTAGACCTTCGCAACTCTTCTATGCTCCTTACCACTTCAGACATTGAAGGGCGCTTGTCAGGGTATTGTGCTGCACAATCAACTGCAAGTTGCAACAACTGAACCATCTCCTCTTCCACATTCCGATACCTGAGGAGCTCAAGATCAAAGACCTCAGAAGTCCACTCTTCTCTAACCACAGATTGAACCCATCTGGGAAGGTCTACTCCTTCCTCATTCAGGAGAGCATGGGTAGGTGCCTTCCCAGTCAGAAGTTCCAAGAGTAGCACACCAAAACTGTACACGTCTGCCTTCTGAGACACCCTGCGAGGATCAGTCACCTCAGGTGCACGGTAGCCGGCGACCCTGTTGGGGGTGGAGGAGGGGCCAACGAGATGTGCAAGGCCAAAGTCAGACACTCTGGCATCATATGATTTGGTTAAGAGGATGTTGGATGACTTTATATTTCCATGAGAAACATTAGGCCCTCGTGAATGCAGGTACTCAATGCCACGGGCTGCTCCAAGTGCAATACCTGATCTCACTTCCCAATTCAGTGGCGTCCTACCCGCCCCTTTGTTTCCTGTAATCAAATAAAGATCAGAACACCACCCATGGTACCGTACCACAGTAGGTACACTAATGAGTAATGAATGAG
The sequence above is a segment of the Phaseolus vulgaris cultivar G19833 chromosome 2, P. vulgaris v2.0, whole genome shotgun sequence genome. Coding sequences within it:
- the LOC137813059 gene encoding TPR repeat-containing thioredoxin TDX isoform X2 — translated: MEEEKLREVKLFIETCKSNPSLLHNPSLSFFKAYLLSLGARIPPQPKTEPGDFDEKKPEPPSSAQDDLVESDVELDNADVVEPDNDPPQKMGDPSVEVTEEQMDAAQLAKSKAVDAISQGNLDEALEQLTEAIMLNPQSAILYATRASVFVKLKKPNAAIRDADTALKINPDSAKGYKIRGMSRAMLGLWEEAASDLHVASKLDYDEELSTVLKKVEPNARKIEEHRRKYARLRKQKQQKGDSIKTEAPIKKEQETEAQVQEALSALKDGQVIGIHSTGELEKKLSAASNTSRLAILYFTATWCGPCRFISPIYTSLAEKYPKVVFLKIDIDEARDVAASWNISSVPTFFFVKNGKEVDSVVGADKSTLERKIAQHASSH
- the LOC137813059 gene encoding TPR repeat-containing thioredoxin TDX isoform X1, translated to MEEEKLREVKLFIETCKSNPSLLHNPSLSFFKAYLLSLGARIPPQPKTVRFVSPFLLTPILFLNLCFLLLTHLMQEPGDFDEKKPEPPSSAQDDLVESDVELDNADVVEPDNDPPQKMGDPSVEVTEEQMDAAQLAKSKAVDAISQGNLDEALEQLTEAIMLNPQSAILYATRASVFVKLKKPNAAIRDADTALKINPDSAKGYKIRGMSRAMLGLWEEAASDLHVASKLDYDEELSTVLKKVEPNARKIEEHRRKYARLRKQKQQKGDSIKTEAPIKKEQETEAQVQEALSALKDGQVIGIHSTGELEKKLSAASNTSRLAILYFTATWCGPCRFISPIYTSLAEKYPKVVFLKIDIDEARDVAASWNISSVPTFFFVKNGKEVDSVVGADKSTLERKIAQHASSH